The nucleotide window GCAGGGCCCGGGCCGCAGCCATGGAGGCAGGGAAAAAGCGCCCCGAGAAAGACACGGTGAGCGGCACCAGGGCGAGGGGCGGCTCCGGGGAGCTGAGCTGGCGGGGTTGGGGCACCCCCgggagcggggacagcgggggtGTGATGCCCGGGGGATGTGATGCCCGGGGGATGTGATGCCCGGGGGATGTGATGCCCGGCTGAGGCGGGGGTGCCGGTCCGGGCCTGGCGCTTCAGTTGGGAGGGAAGGATGGGGCGTGGAGAATGTGGGTTAAAAGGTGCGTGTGATGCCGTGAAAATTGGTGTCAGGGGTGCTGTTCCCTGTTGGTTTGGGATGGTCGTGCTCTTTCGGCTCGGTCAGGTGCAGTGTTCGCTCCTGCCCTGCGGCACGGGGAGGCCGAGCTGCTGCGGTGGTCCCGAGAAGGGGGATCCTCCCTTCGGTGGGGCAGTCCCTCCAAACCGGGGTGCTGCTCTAAACTAGGAGCTGTGCCCTCTTCTGAAGGAATAAACAATtctgtttcttgtttgttttaacaACTATTGGTTGTTAAATTGGACTTGCTAACAAACAGCGTTTCATTTAAAtagcaaaagcttttttttgtttttctcctagCATACTTCCTTCCATATGCTCAAAGTTAAGCCTAAGAACAGGCGTTTCTGAGTTTTTTCAAAGAGGTTGCAAATACTTTACAGAAATGTAATTGCAACATTGTGctaaaatttggggttttactATGTATTTTAAACAGTGATATACAGAAGTGCGTTTATTTACTAGCCATGTCTATAGAGAAATCGAGGTTTTTGGTAGCCTCGTTAGTAAATGAAATGACTTCTTGCAAGTGATTATGAAAACTGTCACTAATAATAGCAGGTGAACTTTTAAGTACCACCATTGTTAGAAGTTGTGTGCTATAGACATGAATTTTCTTCCATCATTAATGAAAGAGGTTGAAGGTAGTGTGGCTCAAGATGAACCAGGTCAGCAAAGAATCACTGTTTGGACTTGTGCCCTTCCTCACAAGTTCATTGCTACTCACATGGATGGGGATGCCCATTTGAAGACCTCAGCTGCAAGACTTGAggtgctttttcttctgttagGTGAGGTGTGATGAGCATGTCAGGGCTGTAGTCATTTGAGATCTGAGTTTGCAGTTAGTGGATAATGAGTGTCCACAGGCTAAGTGCAAGTGTGTTTGGTCCTTGTGTTTTTAGAGTATTCAGAGTTCAACAAACATCATCTGGCAATTTCTGCTAAGGCTGCCAACATGAGTGTTTTTAAGAAACTAGAGGACACTTTTAGGTAACATCCACAGTTGTTGAGGGAATTAATGTGTAAATGATTTCATAGAGAAGAAACTGCATTTCTTCCCTGATTCTTAAAACTCCTCAGATAGAAAGATTTATGAGCCCCTGATTAGCAcatctttttaaataattctcaTTAGACTTTTACATTATccataaatgacattttttctgTACTTCTTAGCATAAGACTTGCACTGTGATGTTATTTCACCTTTGAGTTCTTCTCTCCTGGAAAGGAACTGATGATTTTCTCTTAAGTTCTAGCAGTAGTTAGGAAGTGGAGCTGAGACTGAAGAGTCAACGAAACTTTGTATGGTTTGTTAGGAAGTAGCGGGTCTGGAAGACTATTGCCATGGCACTTTTGCTACTATCTCATTGGCTCCTGgtgcttttctgtctctgtctTTGTTACTATTTTACTGTTATATTTTAAGCCACCCTGGTGGACCGGAGGTGACTTTTCTTTTGCAACATCAGACTTGATTCTTGCATTCATAGAGGGAGGAGTTTTGTTATGTGTGTTGAAGAGATAGAgtgcacagctggatggggaGAAAATGCGATCTTTTAAGTTCCAAGCAAAATTACAAAGCTTTGCACACTGGAGcttactttttcctctttttttttaatttatttttttaaatgagcaaatTTAGTCATCAATACACAAGCTACTCTTTCAGTAACAAGGAATAAGGACAAGTAAACCAAAGTAGTAAAAGAACCAAGTCTGTATTTTGGATATTGTGTAGGCTGTTTGAATAAAATGCTTGAGCTTGTGGCTAACAGTCTTGCATGGGTATGTTAATATCTGTGTAGTTTTACTTGGAAAAGGGAGTGGATTCAGGGTGCTAATGTGGTGTATCTGACTGACGAGTTTAAATGCAAAGTTAGGTGACAGTTAGATTTTGCtggaaaagaatttaaaattgagTAGAAGTTAACCACTTCTCTCTTTTCAGACAAAACAGTAGTGTTAAAACAGCCAGAAGATGATAATCAGCTTCTAgctttctgtggtttttgttAACATATTCCTAGATTAATTGCTGGGGTTTTTGTTCTCTTAACTCTACACCATAACGTATTATTTAGAGtctttaaattctaaaatattGACATGTGAtgtagattttttaaattattttgtacagtcaaaaggaaaaaaagcgTATCAAGATGCTTCAGACCCATCTccaacagaagaagaaaaggaaaagctgaaatacagCCATAACACATATAGACTGGAGCCACGTACTAAAGTTCAGGATGGTTTAATAAGAGACAAAGCTCAAGCGATATTAACGGTATAGTAgtacttaaaattaattttctcattgCAAAACAGCTTGTCTTGCAGAAGAGTCTATGGAACAGTGAATATTGCATAAACTTAAACATGCATAAATCTCTGCAGTCATGAGTTTTGGCACATGAGTGTAATGTAAATGTACTCTGTTTAGCAAAGTGCAGAAGGGCCTCTGCAAGGTCACTGCTGAGCATGTGCTGTTTAGGTGGAGCTGAAGCTTCATAAActcttgcattttttaaaatcaaattgaGCTACAGCACAGTTCAAAGTACCATAATCCACAAAATATCCAGTTAGCAAAAGATCATGACATCAAATCTGTGGATTTGTATTCATTCTGCTAAAATCACAGGATGTGCATAAAATTAGTTGGTATCCTTGACAATCAGAATGCTACATACACAAATTaagcaaaaatgaaagagaacaATCTGTTGTGATAATCCAGAACTGTTAGTGGTATTTTGAACAGTTATAACCAGATCTTTATAATTCTGCTTTCTGTAAGACATATCTTGGATATTTGGAACAGATATTTGTAGCACTGTTTTCCAGTGAACTGAGCCCAAATAAGGGAGACGAATACACTCCTGATTGTTAAATGGAGATTGGCTGGGCATGTGTGtcacctttaaaaaaagagattaaatgtTTCAGAGTAAAAGTAATGCATTCTTTGCTGTTTGAGACTATTGTCTGTACTGACTATTCAACTCATTAGTTCTTTTCATGTTCTTGTAATGAAAATGACTGTAAGGGGTGTTTTTTGCAAAAGACTACTAGGATGAAAACTAAGATCCTTCAAAATTGTTTTTGATAGAATAAACTACAAGGAGCCACATACAATGGAGCTTCTAGTCCCTTCTTGTGTGCTTCAATCTCAGAAGAAATATTAAAGGCTGTGAAGGATTTGGACTATGACCGTTATAAGTATGTGGTATCAGTGCTAATTGTGGAAAAGGCAAATCAGGCAATGATTGTAAGCAAACATATTATTTGTTACAccttttgaaaattaaaaaccactTTTTAACTGTGTTATCTCCTAGGTGTTCTTTCACATTCAGCAGCTTAACTTGTTTGTGGTGATCCTGAAGCTTTTATGTTCTTTATGGGTAGTAGTATCCCAGGTGACAATTCAAGGTGCTGCTGTGATTCTGCCTAACTCTCTGAAGGTTGTTGCCTTCATGTGTTCAGTAAGTGGTAAACAGCCCCTACTGCACTTCCCTGCCACCcatttgtttctgctgcatGCTGTGCCAATACAATTGCATGAGTTCagcaaattttgtttttcattgtcCAGTGTGCCTGGATCTCCCATTTGGTTCTCACATTCAGCACAAAATGCTGTGCAGTTGTAGTGTGGGGTGACACGGAACAGAAGGGTGGCAAAGAAAGGGATGGTAACTGCAGCTGCCACTAGACATGCTCCTGAGACTTCAAGTTAACACCAGTCATCTGAACTTGGAACACCTAAAATAAAAGGATTCTAGATTTTGCTGTGTTGGTATATAAATTTAGCATTGCAAACTCCCACTGGCATTCAGAATGCTTCTGTCTGTCTAGTAGAATGTCAAAGAACACTTCTACTTTGGAGTGTTCATCATCAGCTCTTAAAACGTGATTGAAACCAACCTGTGTTTAGTGAGTTACATGAAACAACATTTGAAGGGTTGAGTTTCAGTACTAAATCCAGTTTGTGAGTTGCCTGCATCTACCTGCTTTTCTGGTGCTGTCTCACAGTATGCTGTGAGGGGTGCTTTGACTGAGGAGCTGTAGATGGAAACAGATTAGTGAAGTGGTCCaagttaacttttttttctcccaaggaatatgtttatttcagccatcAATTCACAGTTTAGCTTTGAAAACAATTCTATCAAAATTTTACCAAAAAGGCTGAGAGCCTTTACAAGTTAGGCTGGAGTAAACTGGAGGTGGAGGAATGGGGGATGTGACTTCTTGGTTGTTCCCAAAACTAATATCTATTCACACAGACATTCTGTTGCTTTCGAAGGGGTGTTCTTACAGTATGTTAACTTGTAACAAGTGAGCACAAGAGAGAATTGGGGGTTTGGTGTTGAGATTTTTGGATCTATTTGGGTGTAGGTAGAGGGAGCTATTTGGGCGGGAGCTTTACTGTGAAGAACATCTATTTAACATTAAATAGGAATTGTTAATTTTATTCAACTTTGCATTGTTGTTAAAAGCTATAACTCTTCTAATATGATTAGATTAGCATTTAGATAATGCTGgatgttctttaaaaataaatagtaaaacTGCTGTATATAGCTTCACTTGTACGTTTTTCTCTTTTATCCCTTTAGGTTGCCAGCAGATGCCTCTGGGATGTTCAAAGAGACACTTGGGTTTCAGCTAAATGTGAAACTGATACATTTATTGCACTGGCATTGGTAATGGCTTGTTATTATGACTAGAACTCTGAAAGTCACAGCTGCATTCATGCATCACAGTACATGgtatatttgaaaattttcaaaatatcattattttagtattcttttttgtccttttgctGTTGGCACATTCCAACTGACATACAGTTGAGATAATTCTGCTCGGTTCtgctctgttaaaaaaaaaaaaaaaaaagagaaaccaaaaAACTGCGTTGGAAATGTTTATGGTTGAGCACATATGGGCTTCATCTGTTGTAAAGCTCTGCTGTGGAAGTGGGAGCAGCTGGTGTAAGGCCAAACATTGCAAAATTTTGAATGTTGCTTGTCACTTGGGTGCCTAGGACTGTTAACCAATGCTTGCATGCAGTTGCAGGTATCAGTTTTCTTAAAAGCATATTCTTTGTAAGAAAAAGCAgtgttcatttttcattttcttggtTGGCATCTATGATAAAGTGCTAGTCCGCCTAGAAACTTGGCTGAGAGGGAAGCTGTGTTTTGCAGTCGTGGAACTTCGAATTTCCAGCCGTttgccttgaatgaagtgaaAGTTCAGTTATTAGGTTCCCCGGGTCTTAACCTAAGTATCGCCTAGGGTCTGGTTGGTGGACAAATACTGAATTAAGCGAGGTAGGTCACTTTAGTCTAGGGGCTTCTGGGGGTAGTGGCAGGACAGTGAAGTCAATCGTGAGGCTATTGAGAATTGGTCCATAACTGGC belongs to Oenanthe melanoleuca isolate GR-GAL-2019-014 chromosome 3, OMel1.0, whole genome shotgun sequence and includes:
- the DYNLT2 gene encoding dynein light chain Tctex-type protein 2 isoform X3 — encoded protein: MEAGKKRPEKDTSKGKKAYQDASDPSPTEEEKEKLKYSHNTYRLEPRTKVQDGLIRDKAQAILTNKLQGATYNGASSPFLCASISEEILKAVKDLDYDRYKCSFTFSSLTCLW
- the DYNLT2 gene encoding dynein light chain Tctex-type protein 2 isoform X2; this encodes MEAGKKRPEKDTSKGKKAYQDASDPSPTEEEKEKLKYSHNTYRLEPRTKVQDGLIRDKAQAILTVFFHIQQLNLFVVILKLLCSLWVVVSQVTIQGAAVILPNSLKVVAFMCSVASRCLWDVQRDTWVSAKCETDTFIALALVMACYYD
- the DYNLT2 gene encoding dynein light chain Tctex-type protein 2 isoform X1, which codes for MEAGKKRPEKDTSKGKKAYQDASDPSPTEEEKEKLKYSHNTYRLEPRTKVQDGLIRDKAQAILTNKLQGATYNGASSPFLCASISEEILKAVKDLDYDRYKYVVSVLIVEKANQAMIVASRCLWDVQRDTWVSAKCETDTFIALALVMACYYD